The following are encoded together in the Streptomyces sp. NBC_00358 genome:
- a CDS encoding MFS transporter, translating into MTAPAAQGAAQRPSLWRNRDFLALWSGQVLSTLGAQTSGTAMPLLVLATTGSPSDAGIVGAAGTLPYLVAHLPAGPLVDRWNRLRILLISEICGALALSTVPIAMWLGDVTVAHLAVVAFVQGLCFVFFGLAERAALPKIVPASLLPTAIAHNEARSRGAALAGPPLGGMLFGIGRAVPFLADALSYVIACIGLLFIRGDLQNRTTTPSESLWRATTAGLRWVWRHPLIRAAMLLIAASNLVFQALILILVVLAQDHGATSTTIGTMLGIYSGGGLAGALAASRLHRHFTPKTVIVGVNWIWAALLPLFAFTSSPLLIGVVGAACAFVGPLWNVVIISYATVLVPNELLGRVTSAAMTLSWGVMPVAALGAGYLLTGLGPVGSVFVLATVMLVTAAIATVSPAVRHAPPLPH; encoded by the coding sequence GTGACCGCCCCGGCTGCACAGGGCGCCGCCCAGCGACCTTCCTTATGGCGCAACCGCGACTTCTTAGCCCTGTGGAGCGGTCAGGTCCTCTCGACCCTGGGCGCCCAGACGAGCGGAACGGCGATGCCGCTGCTCGTGCTCGCGACCACCGGATCGCCCTCCGACGCCGGGATCGTGGGAGCCGCCGGCACGCTTCCCTACCTCGTCGCCCACCTGCCCGCCGGACCGCTGGTGGACCGATGGAACCGCCTGCGGATCCTGCTGATCAGCGAGATATGCGGAGCCCTGGCACTCTCCACCGTCCCGATCGCCATGTGGCTGGGCGACGTCACTGTCGCGCACCTCGCCGTAGTCGCCTTCGTTCAGGGACTGTGCTTCGTCTTCTTCGGGCTGGCCGAGCGCGCCGCCCTTCCCAAGATCGTCCCTGCATCGCTGCTGCCCACCGCGATAGCCCATAACGAAGCCAGAAGCCGCGGTGCGGCTCTGGCCGGCCCTCCCCTGGGCGGCATGCTCTTCGGCATCGGTCGCGCCGTGCCGTTCTTGGCCGACGCGCTCTCCTATGTCATCGCCTGCATCGGACTGCTGTTCATCCGAGGCGACCTGCAGAACCGGACGACGACACCGTCGGAATCGCTGTGGCGGGCGACGACGGCGGGTCTGCGCTGGGTCTGGCGTCACCCCCTCATCCGCGCCGCCATGCTGCTGATCGCCGCCAGCAACCTGGTCTTCCAGGCGCTCATACTGATCCTCGTCGTCCTCGCTCAAGACCACGGCGCCACGTCCACCACCATCGGCACGATGCTCGGCATCTACAGCGGCGGTGGCCTGGCCGGAGCACTCGCGGCGAGCAGACTCCATCGCCACTTCACGCCCAAGACCGTCATCGTCGGAGTGAATTGGATCTGGGCCGCGCTTCTTCCCCTGTTCGCGTTCACCTCCAGCCCCCTGTTGATCGGAGTCGTCGGCGCCGCCTGCGCGTTCGTCGGACCGCTGTGGAACGTCGTGATCATCAGCTACGCGACGGTCCTGGTCCCCAACGAGCTACTGGGGCGCGTTACCAGCGCGGCCATGACCCTGTCCTGGGGAGTCATGCCCGTCGCCGCCCTTGGCGCCGGCTACCTGCTCACCGGTCTCGGACCAGTCGGCTCCGTATTCGTGCTGGCCACGGTGATGCTCGTTACCGCCGCTATCGCCACCGTCAGCCCGGCCGTCCGTCACGCCCCACCACTCCCGCACTAG
- a CDS encoding ribonuclease J produces MSHPHPELKAAPPLPEGGLRVIALGGLGEIGRNMTVFEHAGKLLIVDCGVLFPEETQPGVDVILPDFTSIRDRLDDIVAVVLTHGHEDHIGGVPYLLRERSDIPIVASKLTLAFLEAKLKEHGIRPRTVRVREGDRRSFGPFDCEFVAVNHSIPDGLAVAIRTGAGMVLHTGDFKMDQFPLDDRITDLRAFARLGEEGVDLFLTDSTNAEVPGFTTSERELNPAIEQVLRTAPRRVIVSSFASHVHRIQQVLDAAHQHGRKVAFVGRSMVRNMGIARDLGYLKVPSGLVVSTKELEKLPDHKITLVCTGSQGEPMAALSRMANRDHQIRIGKGDTVLLASSLIPGNESAIYRVINGLTRWGAHVVHKGNAKVHVSGHASAGELVYCYNIVKPRNVMPVHGEWRHLQANGDLAIRTGVAPDRVVIAEDGVVVDLVDGRASITGKVPAGYVYVDGMEVGGVTEASLKDRRTLGEEGVVTVVAIVDADTGALAEAPDFLARGFAHDDTTFEPVIPVIEKTLATAADEGIGDAVQLEQLIARAVANWAFRTYRRRPLIIPVIIDA; encoded by the coding sequence ATGAGTCATCCGCACCCCGAGCTAAAAGCCGCTCCGCCCCTTCCCGAAGGAGGGCTGCGGGTCATCGCCCTGGGCGGCCTGGGCGAGATTGGCCGCAACATGACCGTCTTCGAGCACGCCGGCAAACTGCTCATCGTCGACTGCGGCGTACTGTTCCCCGAAGAGACCCAGCCCGGCGTAGACGTAATCCTTCCGGACTTCACCTCCATCCGGGACCGGCTGGACGACATCGTGGCCGTGGTCCTCACCCACGGCCACGAGGACCACATCGGTGGCGTGCCCTACCTGCTGCGCGAGCGGTCCGACATTCCCATCGTCGCCTCCAAGCTGACGCTGGCGTTCCTGGAGGCCAAGCTCAAGGAACACGGCATCCGGCCGCGCACGGTGCGCGTCCGGGAGGGCGACCGGCGCAGCTTCGGGCCCTTCGACTGCGAGTTCGTGGCGGTCAACCACTCCATCCCGGACGGCCTCGCGGTCGCGATCCGCACGGGCGCCGGGATGGTGCTGCACACCGGCGACTTCAAGATGGACCAGTTCCCTCTCGACGACCGCATCACCGATCTGCGTGCCTTCGCCCGCCTCGGCGAGGAGGGCGTGGACCTGTTCCTCACCGACTCCACCAACGCCGAAGTACCCGGCTTCACCACCTCCGAGCGTGAGCTGAACCCGGCGATCGAGCAGGTGCTGCGCACCGCGCCGCGCCGGGTCATCGTCTCCAGCTTCGCCAGCCATGTGCACCGCATCCAACAGGTCCTGGACGCCGCCCACCAGCACGGCCGCAAGGTCGCCTTCGTCGGCCGGTCGATGGTCCGCAACATGGGAATCGCCCGTGACCTGGGCTATCTGAAGGTCCCCTCCGGTCTGGTCGTGAGCACGAAGGAGCTGGAGAAGCTCCCGGACCACAAGATCACTCTGGTGTGCACCGGCTCCCAGGGCGAACCGATGGCCGCGCTGTCACGGATGGCCAACCGCGACCACCAGATCCGTATCGGCAAGGGCGACACCGTCCTGCTCGCCAGTTCCCTCATCCCCGGCAACGAGAGCGCCATCTACCGCGTCATCAACGGGCTTACCCGGTGGGGCGCCCACGTGGTCCACAAGGGCAACGCCAAGGTCCACGTCTCCGGGCACGCCAGCGCCGGCGAACTCGTCTACTGCTACAACATCGTCAAACCCCGCAATGTCATGCCTGTGCACGGCGAATGGCGCCACCTACAGGCCAACGGCGACCTCGCCATCCGTACCGGTGTCGCCCCGGACCGGGTCGTCATCGCGGAGGACGGCGTCGTCGTCGACCTCGTCGACGGCCGCGCGTCCATCACCGGGAAGGTCCCCGCAGGCTACGTCTACGTGGACGGGATGGAGGTCGGCGGCGTCACCGAAGCCTCCCTCAAGGACCGCCGGACACTTGGGGAAGAGGGTGTGGTCACGGTGGTGGCGATCGTCGACGCCGACACCGGCGCCCTCGCCGAAGCCCCCGACTTCCTGGCCCGCGGCTTCGCCCATGACGACACCACCTTCGAGCCGGTCATCCCCGTCATCGAGAAGACCCTGGCCACCGCCGCCGACGAAGGCATCGGGGACGCGGTCCAACTCGAACAGCTCATCGCCCGCGCCGTGGCGAACTGGGCGTTTCGCACCTACCGCCGCAGGCCCCTCATCATCCCCGTCATCATCGACGCCTGA
- a CDS encoding SRPBCC family protein translates to MVEVERTLTLHHSLPEVVAYLADFSHAQEWDPGTVSCRPARAGAPVAKGAEWLNVSTFRGRRTELRYRLVRLEDRRLTFVGRNRTATSTDDLTFHEENGATLLTYRARIDFHGLARLASPFLRGEFERLGDGVVQRMPQAVDSHFGSGKDSTG, encoded by the coding sequence ATGGTCGAAGTCGAACGCACGCTCACCCTGCACCACTCTCTGCCGGAAGTGGTGGCCTACCTGGCCGACTTCTCGCACGCCCAGGAATGGGACCCGGGCACGGTGAGCTGCCGTCCGGCCAGAGCCGGCGCTCCCGTAGCCAAGGGTGCCGAATGGCTCAACGTCTCGACGTTCCGCGGACGGCGCACCGAACTCCGCTACCGGCTGGTCCGGCTCGAGGACCGGCGACTGACCTTCGTCGGACGCAACCGCACCGCCACCTCCACGGACGATCTGACCTTCCACGAGGAGAACGGCGCCACCCTTCTCACCTACCGGGCCCGTATCGACTTCCACGGCCTGGCCCGACTGGCCTCTCCGTTCCTGCGCGGAGAATTCGAACGCCTGGGGGACGGGGTGGTCCAAAGGATGCCGCAAGCCGTGGACAGCCACTTCGGCTCCGGCAAGGACTCGACCGGCTGA
- a CDS encoding ABC transporter substrate-binding protein, translated as MRLRHQQLPVPAGGLPPAFAGGRAVALATTMALASALLTACADSDATGSDATDTVSVGVAGNVFDVPLRVADTRGYFRKHGLKVDFVTVTATTGTPSLESGSLQFLNSSPTGFLDALARGVRETAVGVDGLGNPLGLVVSKDFARRHGLTANSPSDEVARALAGSVGGFSSANTRAESEIFLKDSKVEPDKVTWVPLPNPSADRAALRAGRIDWFVTSEPLPLQIQESGDGVVVANSHTVVEWGGSYAGYGQIVVTRRSYARQHAAVVRKFMAAVREGTSYLYEHINEPSVVPVAKKALPGVPGPVVRASVEEVEWPWFADMESEVWRKTVDFVRDLGALPEGADITPEDWSNEYLR; from the coding sequence ATGAGGCTCCGGCACCAGCAACTCCCGGTCCCCGCGGGCGGACTGCCACCGGCCTTCGCCGGCGGGCGAGCGGTGGCCCTCGCGACGACGATGGCGCTCGCCTCCGCTCTGCTCACCGCATGCGCGGACTCCGACGCCACGGGCTCGGACGCGACGGACACGGTCAGCGTCGGTGTCGCGGGCAACGTATTCGACGTCCCTCTCAGAGTGGCGGACACCCGGGGCTACTTCCGCAAGCACGGACTGAAGGTCGACTTCGTGACCGTGACGGCCACCACGGGCACGCCGTCCCTCGAATCCGGTTCCCTGCAGTTCCTCAACTCCAGCCCCACCGGTTTCCTGGACGCTCTGGCGAGGGGTGTCCGGGAGACCGCGGTCGGAGTGGACGGGCTGGGCAACCCGCTCGGTCTCGTCGTGAGCAAGGACTTCGCCCGCCGGCACGGGCTGACGGCCAACTCCCCCTCGGACGAAGTAGCCAGGGCGTTGGCCGGTTCGGTCGGCGGATTCAGCTCGGCCAACACAAGGGCCGAGTCGGAGATCTTCCTGAAGGACAGCAAAGTCGAACCCGACAAGGTCACATGGGTGCCGCTCCCGAACCCCAGCGCCGACAGAGCCGCGCTGCGCGCCGGACGGATCGACTGGTTCGTCACCTCGGAACCGCTTCCCCTGCAGATCCAGGAGTCCGGAGACGGTGTCGTGGTGGCCAACTCCCACACGGTGGTCGAGTGGGGCGGCAGCTATGCCGGCTACGGACAGATCGTGGTGACCCGCAGGAGTTACGCCCGTCAACACGCCGCCGTCGTAAGGAAGTTCATGGCGGCTGTGCGGGAGGGGACGTCCTATCTGTACGAGCACATCAATGAGCCGTCCGTCGTGCCGGTGGCGAAGAAGGCGTTGCCCGGTGTTCCCGGCCCCGTGGTGCGGGCCAGCGTCGAGGAAGTCGAGTGGCCGTGGTTCGCAGACATGGAATCGGAGGTGTGGAGGAAGACCGTTGACTTCGTGCGCGACCTCGGCGCCCTCCCCGAGGGAGCCGATATCACCCCGGAGGACTGGAGCAACGAGTACCTGCGATAG
- a CDS encoding lactonase family protein: MSDIPHPRPVDPRNAGAPRRPSRRTLLAAFTASAATVAPLLSAVPAAAAPHRPADLIYIGTWGQNQVYAVRFDPRRGTMTPLGSMAQVSSNWVTAHPTRPVLYVAGAEQGGYIRSFRIDDASGALQQLGEIETETVPAGSGGLSYIGLTADADTLLVADFAAGSAATITIGADGSLGTVASRVQDTGSGPSPRQLGPHPHHVLVDPSRRYALVADFGADRVFVHDYDRATHQMSAGPSDGPRSYATPPGSGPRRLAFHPNRHMLYLLNELTADIQVLRWDERHGVLTPRQTLSTNAPGHTGTTSAAELAISRTGRHVYTSNRGDNTLVAFSVNPRTGLLTEVQRIACGGITPWSFSLHPSGRWLFVANEASGTVNLFHVDRSSGQLTDTGTSVAVPYPDSITFRTSAGTPRTGRS, encoded by the coding sequence ATGAGCGACATCCCGCACCCGCGACCGGTCGATCCCCGGAACGCGGGGGCACCCCGGCGGCCTTCCCGAAGAACCCTGCTGGCAGCCTTCACGGCGTCGGCCGCCACAGTCGCACCACTGCTCTCCGCTGTCCCGGCCGCAGCCGCTCCGCACCGGCCCGCTGACCTGATCTACATCGGCACCTGGGGACAGAACCAGGTTTACGCGGTGCGGTTCGACCCCCGTCGCGGGACCATGACCCCCCTGGGCTCCATGGCCCAGGTCAGCTCGAACTGGGTCACGGCGCACCCCACCCGTCCAGTCCTCTACGTCGCCGGCGCCGAACAGGGCGGCTACATCCGCTCCTTCCGGATCGACGACGCCTCAGGAGCCCTCCAGCAGCTCGGCGAGATCGAGACCGAGACCGTGCCGGCCGGCAGCGGCGGACTGTCGTACATCGGATTGACCGCCGACGCGGACACCCTCCTGGTCGCCGACTTCGCGGCCGGCTCCGCGGCGACCATAACCATCGGCGCGGACGGCAGCCTCGGCACCGTGGCGTCCCGCGTGCAGGACACCGGTTCGGGCCCCAGCCCCCGGCAGTTGGGCCCGCACCCCCATCACGTGCTCGTCGACCCGAGCCGCAGGTACGCCCTGGTCGCCGACTTCGGCGCCGACCGGGTGTTCGTCCACGACTACGACCGCGCCACGCACCAGATGTCCGCCGGTCCCTCCGACGGGCCCCGCTCCTATGCGACGCCGCCGGGATCGGGCCCGCGACGCCTTGCCTTCCACCCGAACCGACACATGCTCTACCTGCTCAACGAACTGACCGCCGACATCCAGGTCCTGCGGTGGGACGAGCGACACGGCGTACTGACACCACGCCAGACCCTCTCGACGAACGCACCGGGCCACACCGGAACCACCAGCGCCGCCGAACTGGCGATCAGCCGCACCGGCCGCCACGTCTACACCTCCAACCGCGGCGACAACACCCTGGTCGCCTTCTCCGTGAACCCCAGGACCGGGCTGCTCACAGAAGTCCAGCGCATCGCCTGCGGCGGCATCACACCGTGGAGCTTCTCCCTCCACCCCAGCGGCCGTTGGCTGTTCGTCGCCAACGAGGCGAGCGGCACGGTGAACCTCTTCCACGTCGACCGCTCTTCCGGGCAACTCACGGACACAGGCACCTCCGTGGCCGTGCCCTACCCGGACTCCATCACCTTCCGTACGTCGGCCGGCACACCCCGTACCGGACGTTCTTGA
- a CDS encoding ABC transporter permease: protein MATVTDKAVTKPDPETDDRPARKAHAGWNNTVTVIALRILVIIVALILWQAMSGSVVPEYAVSKPTDVYDALTTMLGSSSGWTDIQVTTVEVLAGFGLGVLAGTVMGLVLGSFPLLGRVLEPLVAALNGIPKIALAPLFLLFFGIGPWSKITIAMTGVAFVVFYNVYLGLRLRERELVEVVQVMGGRKHHVLGYVTIPTLAAPFFAALKTGGPLAILGVIGGEFIASSEGVGHELFTAAQNLDAAAEFAGLIVLVALTLALNGVLSALDTYALKRLGLAPRRRPQPKG from the coding sequence ATGGCAACCGTCACCGACAAGGCCGTGACCAAGCCCGATCCCGAGACCGACGACCGGCCCGCCAGGAAGGCACACGCCGGCTGGAACAACACCGTCACCGTCATCGCTCTGCGCATACTGGTCATCATCGTCGCGCTCATCCTGTGGCAGGCGATGAGCGGCTCCGTCGTACCCGAATACGCGGTCAGCAAGCCCACCGACGTGTACGACGCACTCACCACGATGCTGGGCTCGTCCTCAGGATGGACCGACATCCAGGTGACCACCGTCGAGGTGCTGGCCGGCTTCGGCCTCGGCGTCCTCGCGGGAACGGTGATGGGCCTGGTGCTGGGCTCCTTCCCTCTTCTGGGAAGGGTGCTCGAACCACTGGTCGCCGCGCTCAACGGCATTCCCAAGATCGCACTCGCCCCGCTGTTCCTCCTGTTCTTCGGCATCGGCCCCTGGTCGAAGATCACCATCGCCATGACCGGCGTCGCCTTCGTCGTCTTCTACAACGTCTACCTCGGCCTGCGGCTGAGGGAACGCGAACTCGTGGAAGTCGTCCAGGTGATGGGCGGACGCAAGCACCACGTTCTGGGCTACGTGACGATCCCGACCCTCGCCGCCCCGTTCTTCGCCGCGCTCAAGACCGGCGGCCCGCTCGCCATCCTCGGCGTCATCGGCGGCGAGTTCATCGCCTCCTCCGAAGGCGTGGGACACGAACTGTTCACCGCGGCCCAGAACCTCGACGCCGCGGCCGAATTCGCCGGCCTCATCGTCCTTGTCGCTCTGACACTCGCTCTCAACGGCGTACTGAGCGCACTCGACACGTACGCCCTCAAGCGCCTGGGTCTCGCGCCCCGCCGGCGCCCGCAGCCCAAGGGCTGA
- a CDS encoding ABC transporter substrate-binding protein produces MNHRTNHTNRTSLALAVSVISSAALLTACGNDGSSSVGSDGKTTVSVGVSGNVFDLSIRLADESGYFDQQNIKIKYVTLTAATGTSALQSGSVQFLNSSPTGFLAGLSKGLPELSVATNGGGNPLGVVVSTAFAKKHNLTAASPAGQVAKALAGSTAGVSSANTKAEAGIFLNAHGVDPSGVKWVSLPSPAADKAALTKGEVDWFITSEPIPLQVQHDGDGVVVADPAKVPEWSNEEAGYGQVVVVKKDYAKTSSATVKGFATAVQQATAYLGSHPADDKNVLAASRKTLPGVPDDVLSAAVKQVEWPTSAHQDEAGWKKTLTFVKDGIAAVPDASVSSADWTNTYLP; encoded by the coding sequence ATGAACCACCGCACGAACCACACGAACCGCACGTCCCTGGCACTGGCCGTCTCCGTGATATCCAGCGCCGCGCTCCTGACCGCCTGTGGCAACGACGGCTCGTCGTCGGTCGGCTCCGACGGCAAGACGACCGTCTCGGTCGGTGTGAGCGGCAACGTCTTCGACCTGTCCATCCGCCTGGCGGACGAGAGCGGATACTTCGACCAGCAGAACATCAAGATCAAGTATGTGACGCTGACCGCCGCCACGGGCACCTCGGCCCTGCAGTCGGGTTCGGTGCAGTTCCTCAACTCCAGCCCCACCGGCTTCCTGGCCGGCCTGAGCAAGGGCCTCCCGGAGCTGTCGGTCGCCACGAACGGCGGGGGCAACCCGCTGGGTGTGGTCGTCAGCACCGCGTTCGCCAAGAAGCACAACCTGACCGCCGCCAGCCCGGCCGGTCAGGTGGCCAAGGCGCTCGCCGGCTCGACAGCGGGCGTCAGCTCCGCCAACACCAAGGCCGAGGCCGGCATCTTCCTCAACGCCCACGGTGTCGACCCGAGCGGGGTGAAGTGGGTCTCGCTGCCGAGCCCGGCCGCCGACAAGGCCGCGCTCACCAAGGGCGAGGTGGACTGGTTCATCACGTCCGAGCCCATCCCGTTGCAGGTCCAGCACGACGGTGACGGCGTCGTGGTGGCCGACCCGGCCAAGGTTCCGGAATGGTCCAACGAGGAAGCCGGATACGGCCAGGTCGTGGTGGTGAAGAAGGACTACGCCAAGACCAGCAGCGCCACGGTGAAGGGCTTCGCCACCGCCGTCCAGCAGGCCACCGCCTACCTCGGCTCGCACCCCGCCGACGACAAGAACGTCCTGGCCGCGTCACGCAAGACCCTGCCGGGTGTGCCCGACGACGTCCTGAGCGCCGCCGTCAAGCAGGTCGAGTGGCCGACGAGTGCCCACCAGGACGAGGCCGGTTGGAAGAAGACCCTCACGTTCGTGAAGGACGGTATCGCCGCCGTCCCGGACGCGAGCGTGTCCTCCGCCGACTGGACCAACACCTACCTGCCGTGA
- a CDS encoding carboxylesterase/lipase family protein: MRHTVDTEAGPVEGIPCRDRSVTVFRGIPYAAPPVGDLRWRPPQPPPRREGVRRAGQFGPMCPQAPTDAAATGLDLPMSEDCLNLNIWTGAPSTQELRPVLVWIYGGGFREGTGAHPRYDGEKLARNGLVVLTFNYRLGALGFLATPELSEESEHGTSGNYGLLDCVAALRWVRDNIAHFGGDPDRVTVAGQSAGAGMVNFLAMSPLAKGLFHRAVAQSHARYARDPELRYLSTSYRLPADAESAGDRYARTHGASTARTLRTLHWRKLIDGHHPVDTAVDTGSPAGPPVFRPVVDGWALPAGYDETYAKGRQNDVDYLTGNNLDESGAVPQGLVATLRGGRRTLKPGAPPVNVTLEQHVTAARRKFGPFAEEFLRLYPAGTDDDAARASSRAARDNSRISTSLWGSDWTRHATGQVHSYFWTHRTPAPDHGPRRAGHGSEIDYIFHNPTGGTGAWTEEDHEIARTLMGYWTNFASTGNPNGRGLPRWPAFSPDAATVMELGAHFRSIPVSDPARTDFWIRFFSAQQAW, from the coding sequence ATGCGCCACACGGTGGACACCGAAGCGGGGCCCGTGGAGGGCATACCCTGCCGGGACCGCTCCGTCACCGTCTTTCGAGGCATCCCCTACGCCGCCCCACCGGTCGGCGACCTGCGGTGGCGGCCCCCTCAGCCGCCCCCGCGCCGGGAAGGCGTCCGGCGTGCCGGCCAATTCGGACCCATGTGCCCGCAGGCGCCCACCGACGCTGCCGCGACCGGCCTCGACCTGCCCATGAGCGAGGACTGCCTCAACCTCAACATCTGGACGGGCGCGCCCTCCACTCAAGAACTCCGCCCCGTCCTTGTGTGGATCTACGGGGGTGGATTCCGTGAGGGCACCGGAGCCCATCCCCGCTACGACGGCGAAAAGCTTGCGCGCAACGGCCTCGTCGTGCTCACCTTCAACTACCGCCTCGGCGCCCTCGGCTTCCTCGCCACACCAGAACTGAGCGAGGAGTCCGAACACGGCACTTCCGGCAACTACGGGCTCCTCGACTGTGTCGCCGCCCTGCGCTGGGTGAGAGACAACATCGCGCACTTCGGCGGCGACCCCGACCGGGTCACCGTCGCCGGCCAGTCCGCAGGGGCCGGCATGGTCAATTTCCTGGCCATGTCCCCGCTCGCCAAAGGCCTGTTCCACCGTGCGGTCGCCCAGAGTCACGCCCGCTACGCACGCGATCCCGAACTCCGCTACCTGTCCACCTCCTACCGGCTGCCGGCCGACGCCGAGAGCGCCGGTGACCGCTACGCACGAACACACGGCGCGAGCACGGCCCGCACCCTGCGGACCCTGCACTGGCGCAAGCTGATCGACGGCCACCACCCCGTCGACACGGCCGTCGACACCGGTAGCCCGGCGGGACCCCCCGTGTTCCGACCCGTCGTGGACGGCTGGGCACTGCCCGCCGGCTACGACGAAACGTACGCAAAAGGCCGGCAGAACGACGTCGACTACCTCACCGGGAACAACCTCGACGAGAGCGGCGCGGTCCCACAGGGCCTGGTCGCCACCTTGCGCGGCGGCCGTCGAACCCTCAAGCCGGGCGCACCGCCGGTCAACGTGACCCTTGAGCAACATGTCACCGCGGCCCGGCGGAAGTTCGGGCCGTTCGCCGAGGAGTTCCTGCGACTGTACCCAGCCGGCACGGACGACGATGCGGCCCGCGCGAGCAGCCGGGCGGCACGGGACAACTCCCGCATCTCAACCTCTTTGTGGGGTTCCGACTGGACCCGGCACGCCACGGGCCAGGTGCACTCCTACTTCTGGACCCACCGCACCCCGGCCCCGGACCACGGCCCGAGGCGGGCCGGGCACGGTTCGGAGATCGACTACATCTTCCACAACCCCACGGGAGGCACCGGGGCGTGGACCGAAGAGGACCACGAGATCGCCCGCACCCTGATGGGCTACTGGACCAACTTCGCCTCCACCGGCAACCCGAACGGCCGCGGCCTTCCCCGCTGGCCCGCCTTCTCACCGGACGCCGCCACCGTCATGGAGCTCGGCGCGCATTTCCGGAGCATCCCCGTGTCCGATCCAGCCCGCACCGATTTCTGGATCAGATTCTTCTCCGCTCAACAAGCCTGGTGA
- a CDS encoding GntR family transcriptional regulator produces the protein MVDSDSIDAESGTKAAGTRYSQAYEGLRSLLLSGSIEPGTRLTEADLTRMFNVSRSTMRSALVRLTQEGYVSSEVNRGVRTRSFSPEEAADILEARETLESALAGKAAERATAEEIEDMRRTLRDMEEARSRGDQDAYSRGNRSFHQQIKLAAHQTTLARAYDTLLYPLVMRQYRNLSVQHPRTGSIEEHQAIFLAIVTRNPDAAVAAMRHHVGSARRALLLDKSPPPPVT, from the coding sequence ATGGTGGACAGCGACAGCATCGATGCCGAGTCCGGGACGAAGGCGGCGGGCACCCGCTACAGCCAGGCGTACGAAGGCCTTCGCTCCCTGCTGCTGTCCGGGAGCATCGAACCCGGCACGCGGCTGACCGAGGCGGACCTGACCCGGATGTTCAACGTCTCGCGGAGCACCATGCGCTCCGCGCTGGTGCGGCTCACGCAGGAGGGCTACGTCAGCAGCGAGGTCAATCGCGGGGTGCGCACCCGAAGCTTCTCCCCGGAAGAAGCGGCGGACATCCTGGAGGCCCGCGAGACGCTGGAGTCAGCACTCGCCGGCAAGGCGGCGGAGCGTGCCACGGCCGAGGAGATCGAGGACATGCGCCGCACCCTCCGGGACATGGAGGAGGCGCGGTCCCGCGGAGACCAGGACGCCTACTCGCGCGGGAACCGCAGCTTCCATCAGCAGATCAAGCTGGCCGCGCATCAGACGACCCTGGCCCGCGCCTACGACACCCTGCTCTACCCCCTGGTGATGCGTCAGTACCGCAATCTCTCCGTACAGCACCCGAGAACCGGGTCGATCGAAGAGCACCAGGCCATCTTCCTCGCCATCGTCACACGCAATCCCGACGCGGCCGTCGCGGCGATGCGCCATCACGTCGGCTCCGCCCGCAGGGCGTTGCTCTTGGACAAGTCCCCGCCGCCCCCGGTCACCTGA
- a CDS encoding amidohydrolase family protein, whose amino-acid sequence MDVVDAHCHIISEDVTGYPKAPIGGKQSAWAATRPVTAEGMISRMVETGIDQAVLVQATTNYGYDNSYVIDSSRLRPGRFIAVGTVDPLRPDAAANLKAAVGDGGLAGVRLFTSGSTVPTQGEWFVAPETFPFWEQAAELDLPVCLQMRLGPATGQLVELLERFPGVKVLLDHIGYPDIAASPAHAGAEVAALAVHPGLHLKLTHRNLERLQDAGERAGDFLGPVVDAFGAERIAWGSNCPAAEQSLPELLTLAQDVLQGLPERDRQEIFAGTARRLYPSLGGHGS is encoded by the coding sequence GTGGACGTCGTCGACGCGCACTGCCACATCATCTCCGAAGACGTGACCGGCTATCCCAAGGCCCCGATCGGCGGGAAGCAGTCCGCGTGGGCCGCGACCCGCCCGGTGACCGCCGAGGGCATGATCAGTCGCATGGTCGAGACGGGCATCGACCAGGCCGTCCTGGTCCAGGCCACCACGAACTACGGCTACGACAACTCGTACGTCATCGACAGCAGCCGGCTCCGGCCGGGTCGCTTCATCGCCGTCGGTACGGTCGACCCGCTGCGGCCGGACGCGGCCGCGAACCTCAAGGCAGCGGTCGGCGACGGCGGTCTGGCGGGCGTCCGCCTGTTCACCAGCGGCAGCACCGTACCCACACAGGGGGAGTGGTTCGTCGCGCCGGAGACGTTCCCCTTCTGGGAGCAGGCCGCGGAACTGGATCTGCCGGTCTGCCTCCAGATGCGCCTGGGACCGGCCACCGGACAACTGGTGGAGCTCCTGGAGCGGTTCCCCGGTGTGAAGGTGCTCCTCGACCACATCGGCTACCCCGACATCGCCGCCTCGCCCGCCCACGCCGGCGCCGAGGTCGCGGCACTGGCCGTCCACCCCGGCCTCCACCTCAAACTCACCCACCGGAACCTGGAGCGGCTGCAGGACGCCGGCGAGCGAGCCGGAGACTTCCTCGGACCGGTCGTCGACGCCTTCGGCGCCGAGCGGATCGCCTGGGGGTCGAACTGCCCGGCGGCCGAGCAGTCGCTGCCGGAACTGCTCACCCTCGCCCAGGACGTCCTCCAAGGTCTGCCGGAGCGGGACCGGCAGGAGATCTTCGCCGGAACGGCCCGGCGCCTGTACCCGTCCCTGGGCGGACACGGGAGCTGA